In the Nitrospirae bacterium CG2_30_53_67 genome, ACTTCGATGGCCGTATTCCGTCCGTGAGCCTTGATCATCTCTTTGAGACGGGAGATCTTGGGGAGGACCGCCTCAATAAAACTCTGCCCGCCGAAACCTGGGTTGACCGACATGATCAGGACCTGATCCAGATCCTTTAAAACATACTCTAATACATGGATCGGCTGATGAGGATTCAAGGCCGCTCCCGCCTGTATCTTGAGATCCTTGATCTGCTGGATGGTCCGGTGCAGATGGATGCAGGCCTCGGCGTGGACGGTCAGGATATCCGCACCGGCCTTGACAAATTCCAGGATGTATTTCGAGGGGTCTGAGATCATCAGGTGGACGTCCAGGGGGAGGCGCGTCACCGCACGGATCGCCTTGACCACCGGAGGACCGATGGTGATATTCGGGACGAAGTGCCCGTCCATGACATCCACATGAATAAAGTCCGCCCCGGCTTCTTCCACGGCCCGGATCTCTTCCCCGAGCCTCACGAAATCCGCTGAAAGAATCGAGGGCGCTATTTTGACCATGGTCGGCGCCTATTCAATAGTGGGTTGAAAAACTTGAGTTCGAGACAATGTAACGAATATCACTCTGCATGTCAAGCTGGTTTGACGATGGGTCCGTTTCGAAAACCTCAATAAACTCCATATCATCTTTTGTCCCCGAAACCCTATGCCGGACAGCCCTTCAGAGATTCATATCCTGATAAGCCATGAGCCGGCTGAAATCAAAGAGCGCGCCCATGGCCAGATTCTCCGTATGAATGCCTGACTCCTCGACCGCTGCCAGTGGATTGAGGCCGCCGGCCACAATGATGCCGGCCCGTCCTTCCACCACCGGGATATCGAGCAGCGGCTGGTTGGGCTTTCCTGCCATCAGGACGGCGCCCAATCCGATACCTTCGAGCTGCCTGACAAGCCTTCGGATCTCAGGGAGGGCCACGGCCGGAATCTCCCTGAAGCTCGCCCCGATCAGGCCGCGTCCCGTGCGGACGGCATCAAGAACGCTGGTCATATGCCCTTTGATAAAGATCTCCAAAGGATCCAGCGAGGAACCGTCATAATGAATAATCTGTGTAAATCTGTGCGGCTCGCCTTGATAGATATCGAGGAGCCCTCCGAACTTTGAAACCACGGGAATGCCCGCATGGATGAAGATGCCGTTCAAGGTCACACTGCAGATCGTGCCGATAGCGGTTTTCCCTTCAGGAACGAAAAAATCACCCATCGGCGTCCCAGGGCCGGAAATGGTGATGTATTGCCCCATCCCCAGTCTCTTTTCAAAAACCGGGGTCATGATTTTTAACGCATCTTTTATGAACCGGGTATCGATCAGGGAAATATTCAACAAGACCGGACCGGATTTCTTTTTGATAGAAAAATTCATCCTGTAAGAAAGAGCGTCTATTTTAGAGGAAATCAACCCCACCTTATCAACCACCAGAGCATTTTGCAACTCCTCTTCACCCTTAGCCGTGATCTTCCGTCCCAGTCTTTCGGATCTCTTGCATGTCAGGCCCAACTGATCGGTCAGCGCCAGGTAATGACGTACCGTCCTGTGGCTGAGATTGATCCCGAAAGACTGAAGGGTCTCCGCAAGATGGGTGCTCCCCAGCGGTCGTCTTGCGTTATTAAGGGCCTTAAGGATGGCCACGATTTTTCGTTCTTTATTGATATCCATCTCGCGTAAAACCCTGAATGGTCTGTCATCCATTCACTTCCCAGCCTGACCCAAGAGCGGTAAAATGTAGGATCAGTGCTTGAAAATGAACTTCTTATAAACACCGGCATCATCAACAGGCCGAGATTAGGAAATCTTACCATAAGAACCCGCGTAGATCAAGATTTTAACGGCAATATTGCCTATATTTTTAAAACGTCTGTTTTAGGGTACATTGTAGAATCAGGCGCATTTTTTGTTTCATACAATTATTAAATCTGGTTCTTCTCCCATATAGCGGGTAAAAAGGGTTCGAGGGTTGAAGATCCATAGGGTTCCAGGGGTCGAGGGGTCAAGGGTTCAAGTGAAGTGCTAAAAACATAAAGAGCCGAGGGCCATAGGGTTACACTTCGCGTGTCCTGCTTTTTATATAATTGCCCTCTGCTAAGGCTAATACACTAAGGCATCTTGGGTTCAAGGGTTCCAGTGTTTTTCTCTGGAGATTTTGCTTGCGTTTAAGTATTTCACTTGAATCCTTGACCCCTGGAATCCTTGACCCCTTATTACCCATTAAATGGGAGGAGAACCAAGTTTATTAAAGTTTTTTGTTGACAGACCTTTTCCTCATGATTATAATATTAAAAATTAATCGGTCATGATATGCCGGTAAATAAAAGGGCGCTGACTGGGCTATAATCATAAAATAACTTCCTCGTCAGGGGCATAACCTCCCATAAGCAATCACCATTGACCTCCGAATTATAGATGACGCGCTGATGGATGCAGGTTGATCGGGGGATTTTATCCAGCCAGAAGCCTCGTTACCATCTGTATGATGATCAGAAGAAAAAGGGCGGAGAGATGTGCCGTTTAAGCGCAATGACATGCCGAGATTATTTCTCCCCCATGGAGAATATCCTGGCCCTGGAAACCATGAAGGAAGGCCACGACGGGTCCGGCCTGGGACTGTTGCTCAAAGACCTGGGCGGGGCTTTCAAGGACATGAAGGGATACCCTATTCTCTCCGGAATCTGTTCCAATCATGGGCTGGAGATCTTGGACCAGTATATGAAGGCACGGGGGTTCAATGAACTCATGGCCTGGGAGCCTGAAATCCGCAGGGTTCCCGGTTCAGAGATCCAAAGACGGGACCACTATTTTGCCAAGGTCTATGACTATCCTCTGGATGTGCGGGAGGCCCCCATGCCGGGAAAAGAGGATCTGCTCATGAAGACCCGCATCGCCCTGCGGAGCAGAGGAGAAAGAGATGAATCGATTTTTGTCTTCTCTTTCTATCCGGATATCATCACGATCAAAGAAGTTGGAGACCCTTTGCATCTGGGAGAGTTTTTCAGTCTGGACCGAGACGAGCTTAAAGCCAAAATCATCTTTGCGCAGGGCCGGCAGAATACGAATTATGCGATCTACCTCTATGCCTGCCATCCCTTTTTCATCCAGGGATACGGCACCATGACCAACGGGGAGAACACGGCCTTTGTCCCCATCCGTGAATTCCTGACAAGCCGGGGCTTCCCGGGTTATATGGGTTACAACAGCGACAGTGAGGTTTTAACCCACATCCTTCACTACTGCCACAGACAGTTGAAATATCCGCTGATCTATTACAAGGATGTGATCACACCGCTCAAAAATGCTGAGATCAACGGCCGCCCGGACGGCAAGGCCCTCCGTCTCATCAGGAATTCGCTTCGCCCGCTCTGCATCGACGGGCCGAACTGTGTGATCGGATTCACTCCTGACGGCACGGTCTTCATGACCCAGGATTCCAAGAAACTCAGGCCGGGCGTGGTCGGAGGCGCACCGGGAAAGTTTGCGCTCATGTCTGAAGAATGCGGACTGGACAAGGCCATCCCGGACCGGGACAAGAGCGTGGATTTCGCCCCCATGAAATATGACATGGCCATGGTCACGCCCGATGCCAAGGAGTTAAAAAAATGGAACCAGCTGAACGTTTAGATCAAAATCACCAACTCTCTCTCAAAGAGTTTCCCTATATCATCCGGTGGCGGGAAGACCGCTGCACCCGCTGCGGCCGCTGTACGGCCGTCTGCCCCGTCAATGCCATTGAACCTTCGGTCTTTTCCCAGCGGCTGGTGCAGTCAGAGGGAAGCACCCCCTTCCCCGCCGTGGTTCGAAGGATCACGCACGGAATCCGGCAGGTCACGGATATGGAAAGGCACTGCACCGGATGCAGCGCCTGCGCCCTGGTCTGTCCGAACGTCGCGATCGAACCGGAATACAACCCGCATCACAAGTTCCTTTTTTACAAGAACAAGGGGGGCGTTCCCTACAAGAGGGGCGGCCGGAGAAACGATCCAAGCCCATCCACCGTGGACCAATTGAAATTCACCCGGATCTCCATGCTCACGGACCCGGCGCTGGATGCCGGACGCCACGAATTCCACATCCGAACCCTCCTCGGAAGGAACCTTCCACCGGAAAAGCTCCCTCTGGAGGTCGAAGACGGTCTTCTTGCGGTCAAGAAGGATTCCGGATTCATCCCGCCGGTCAGGGAGATCTATCCGATTCGTATTGCAAGCATGTCCGTAGGCGCCCTCTCCCCGCACATGTGGGAAGGGCTGGCCATGGGGGTTGCTTACCTCAATGAAGTGGAAGGGCTTCCTGTGGTCATGTGCACCGGCGAAGGAGGCATACCGCCCAGGCTCCTGACCTCTCGTTTTGTGAAATATTTTATCATTCAGATCGCATCGGGTTATTTCGGCTGGGACGAGATCATCCATGCCATTCCGAAGATGGTGGAAGATCCCGCGGCTATCGAGATCAAATACGGCCAGGGCGCAAAACCCGGAGACGGCGGCCTGCTCATGGCCTACAAGGTTCTCAAACTCATCGCAAAGATCCGGGGCGTGCCTGAATACGTGGATCTCGCGTCTCCGCCCACCCACCAGACCCAGTATTCCATCGAGGAGGCCGTGGCCAAGATGATCCAATCCATGTCCATGGCCTGGGGGTTCCGTGTCCCGGTCTATCCCAAGATCTCCGGGACCAAGACGGCCAGGGCGGTCCTCAACAATCTGGCAAGAAATCCCTATGCGGCGGCCCTCTGCATCGACGGCGAAGACGGGGGGACCGGCGCGGCCTACAATATCTCCATGGACAAGATGGGTCACCCGATCGCATCCAACATCCGGGACTGCTACCTCGACCTGGTTAAACAGGGGAAACAGAACGAACTCCCCCTGATCGCCGCAGGCGGCATGGGAAAGACCGGCAGCCTCGCGGCCAATGCCGCGGCCATGATCATGCTGGGAGCCTCGGCCGTGGACATCGGGAAATATATCATGCAGGCCGCGGCCGGCTGCCTTGGGAATGAATACAACCGCTGCAACCTCTGCAATACGGGACGGTGTCCCAGGGGGATCACCACGCAGGATCCCAAACTCTACAGGCGGCTCGACCCGGATAAGGTTGCGGAACGGGTGGTGGAGGTCTTCAAGTCCGCGGACGTGGAACTCAAGAAGATCTTTGCACCCATGGGGCGCAGCACTCAGCTCCCCATCGGCATGTCAGACGGCCTGGGTGTTGCGGACAAGGAGATCGCCGAACGGCTGAATATCAGCTACGTCTGTTGAGAAAAAAGTGGATTATCTCCAAAAGAGTGGGTGAAAACATCAGGGGTCCAGGGGTCAAGGATTCCAGGGGTCAAGTGAAGTGTTAAAATCATAAGGGGCCGAGGATTATAGGGTCCAAGGGTTCCAGTGTTTTTCTCTGAAGATTTTGCTTGCGTTTCAGTATCTCACTTGAACCCTTGATCCCTCGACCCCTGGAACCCTATGGATCTTCAACCCTTGACCCCTTTTTACCCACTAGATGGGAGAAGAACCAAAAAAGCAGACGGAATACAGCAGACAGCCTACAGGGAAAAAAATGATCGTTCGCTTTGGGTCTGCGACAAATTTATGGGTAACCATTTCTCTAAGAGCGTCATTCCCCGACTTGATCGGGGAATCCAGACAATTAAGGAACTGGATTGTCCGGTCAAGCCTGTCCTACGACTTGATCGGGGGACCGGACAATGACAACCATATGTAATCCTGATGTGTACCCACAAATTTGTCGCACACTCGTTCGCTTTTCTGATTGCTGACCGCTGAAAGCTTTTTTGTGAGAAGACAATGATCATTCATGGAAACATAAAAGGCAAGAGAGTCTCTTCCCGTGAACTCGAGGAACAAATCCAGAAAGCGGTCCGGGACGGACAAAGGGCGCTCTCCATCCGGGCGGACGGGCAGCACGGCATCGGCGGCCGCATCTGGCCCACCGGGCAGAAGGTCCGAATCACGGTGGAAGGTCCCGTGGGACAGCGTCTCGGAGGCATGGGCATGGACGGCGCCGAGATCATCGTAAAGGGAAGCGCCTCCGATGACGTGGGCTGGATCAACTGCGGGGCCAGGATTACGGTTCTTGGGGATGTGACCAACGGCGCCCACAATGCCGGCGCCCAGGGACTCCTCTATGTCCAGGGAGGAGGCGGCGCCCGTTGCGATACCATGACCAAGGCCAACCCTCGGTTTGAACCGTTGCAATCCTGGTACTTCCGGGATGTAGGGGACTCTTTCGCAGAGTTCAAAGCAGGGGGCATCGCGGTGGTCTGCGGTGTGCATCCCAAAAATCCCGATAACATTCTCGGTTACCGTCCCTGTGTCGGGATGGTCGGAGGAAGCATCTACTTCCGGGGCCCCATTCAGGGATACAGTGAATCAGACGTCAAGTGCGTTGATCTCACCCCCCAGGACTGGGACTGGCTGTGCAAGAACATCAAGCCGTACCTCAAGGCCATCGACCGGATGCCCTACCTTGGAGAATTGACCCGATCTCCCAAGGACTGGAAGAAACTCATCGCCTATACCCCGGCGGAAAAGGCCGAGCGCAAAGGAATGAAGATATCCACCACGGCGTTTAGGGCCCAAACCTGGGAGCCCACCGTGGGTAAAGGGGGCATCTTCGGCGAATATCTGGATCACGATCAGACCCTTCTCCCCTATATTACAACCGGTGAGAATCGGCGGTTCCGCCCTGTCTGGAACCATCAGAAATATCTGCCCCCCTGTGCCTATGCCTGTCCTTCACGGATCCCCTCCCACAGGCGGGCCTCCCTGATCCGTCAGAACAAGCTGCAGGAGGCCCTTGAACTGGCGCTTCAGTACAGTCCCTTCCCTGCCAGTGTCTGCGGCCAGATCTGCCCGAACCTTTGTATGGATGCCTGCACCCGGGGAAGGCTGGACAAACCCCTGGATATCAAAAACCTCGGAGCATTGAGCCTGGATCTCCCCGCGCCCAAGAAGGCCCGGTCCACAGGGAAGAAGGTCGCGGTGATCGGGGCCGGTCCAGGCGGGCTTTCCGCGGCCTGGCAGCTGGCGCTCAAGGGACACAACGTGAGTCTTTATGAGACATCAGAAAGACTCGGCGGGAAAATGGAGTGGTGCGTCCCTCGTAACCGCCTGCCGCAGAAGATCCTGAAAAAGGAGATCTCCCGTTTTGAAGAGCTGGGGGTCGGAATCCATCTGAAAACCAAAGTGACCGGGAAACTGTTCAAGGAGATTTACAGAAAACACAACATCGTGGTCGTGGCCTGCGGCGCGCAGGAGGCCAGAACTATGCCCTTCCAGGGATCGGAACACGTGGTTCCCGGCATTGAATTCTTAAAACAGGTCAACTACGGCGAACCCATGGACCTCGCAAGGAAAAAGGTGGTGGTCATCGGCGCCGGGAACGCCGGCATGGATATCGCCTGCCAGTCTTATAACTTGGGGGCCGAGTCCGTGACGGCCGTGGATATCCAGCCGCCCGCAAGTTTCAGCAAGGAACAGGAACTGGCAAAGGCCATGGGCACCCTGATCCTCTACCCCAAGATCGCGGAGAAATACGATCCAAAGAAAAAAAAGATCTATTTCCGGGACGGCGCCTCTTTAAATGCCGACGTGGTGATCATCTCCATCGGCGAGACCCCGGTCCTCGGCTTCCTGCCTCCGAGCGTGCACACGGAACGGGGGTTCATCACCGCCGATGAACACGGCCGGACATCGGATATAAAAGTATTCGCCGTGGGAGACGCCGCCCGGCCGGGACTCGTCACCCACGCCATCGGTCAGGGCCGTCTCACCGCAGAAGCGATACACGCCCAGATGATGAACTTTGATCTGATCCCGGAAATCAAGCAGGTCATTCCTTACGATAGGATCAGGACCGTCTATTACGAAAGATCCCTGCTCGATGAATTTGTGCCGCAAAAAGAAGCGGACCGCTGTATGTCCTGCGGATCATGCAGGGACTGCCGCATGTGCGAGACCGCCTGTTATTACGGGGCCATCACGCGCAAGGAAACCGAAGACGGCGGATTTGAATATGTGGCGGACCCCAAACTCTGCATCGGCTGCGGTTTCTGCACAGGCATCTGTCCCAGCGGGGTTTGGGAGATGGTTCAAAACATCTGATCCATCAACTGATCCTGTCTGAAAATAGTCTATAACCTTATTCCCTGTTGAGGAGCGCCATGAGAACAATAAAACCCCTGATGCGTTGTCTGATCCTGATCATCCTGTTTATGCTCCCCGGGTGCATCACAGTCCAGGTGGGGATGCGGTCGCCCCAGGACAGACTCAGAGAGACCGTGGTCCAGGACAAGGGATGGAACAAGATCCTGATCCTGGACATCAACGGATTCCTGAGTGATGTGGGTCCCTGGAAGCCCTATTCCCCCCCGGTGACCGTGCTCAATGACGTGAAAGAGAAACTCCGCAAAGCCGAAAAGGACAGCCGGATCAAGGGGGTGATCCTCCGGATCAACAGCCCCGGCGGAACCGTGACCGCTTCGGACAGCATCTACGACGAAATCAAACAATTCAAGGAGAAAAAGCGCGTCCCCGTAGCGGCCCAGATGATGGACACCGCGGCATCAGGAGGCTATTACGTGGCCTTGGCCGCGGACCGGATCGTGGCCCAGCCGACCAGCATCACCGGAAGCATCGGGGTCATGGTTCAGAAATTCGACGTGCATGAACTGCTCGCCAAGATCGGCGTCATGAACACCCCGGTAAAATCCGGCGAGCACAAGGATATCGGTTCCCCGTTCAGGCCCCAGACCGAAGAGGAACAAAAACTGCTTCAGAAGACCATTGATGAACTCTACGGCCGTTTTGTGCAGACCGTGGCTGATAACCGGAAGGGACTCACGCGGGATGAAGTCCTGGCCCTGGCCGACGGGAGGATCTATACCTCTGAACAGGCCCTGAAGAACAGGCTCATTGACCGGATCGGTTATTTAAACGATGCCATTGATGAAGTAAAAAACATGGCCGGTCTGGAAACGGCCCGGGTGATCATCTACCACGTCCCATCCGCCTATACGGAGAACATCTATTCGTCCGTTCCCCTTCCCCCGGTCAGTGAGATTCATCTCCTCAATCTGAACCGGGACCTTGCAGGATTGGGGAGTCCGTTCCTCTATCTGTGGGAGCCAGGGTTTCAGGGCTGGTGATGCCCCGTGCAGCCGCACCCGAGGAAAGCGGAAGAGAGACCAGGGAGAAGGGATCCACCCTGGCGCCGTTGAGTTTCACGCCCCAGTGCAGGTGGGGTCCGGTCACGCGTCCCGTGGCGCCCACGTGCCCGATGACCTCCTCTCTACTGACAGAAGACCCCTTCCCGACCGTCATGTCATTCAGATGCGCATACAGGGTATAGAGCCCGAATCCGTGGTCCAGAATCACGGTATGGCCGCTGAAGAAGAGATCGCCGGCAAAAACCACCCGACCGGCATTGGAGGCATGGACCTCTGTCCCGGAGGCGGCCTTAAGGTCGGCGCCTGAATGCGGGTTCCTGGGTTCCCCGTTGATGATCCTCCGGAGCCCGAACCGGCTTCCGCTTTGCACATCAAGCGGCACGGCAAAACCCTGATCGAAGATCCGATCAGGATTCTGTATACTGAAAATGGCGTCCTGCAGTTTCTGTTCCTCTTTATACCGTTTCAGGTCCTTGCCGGACAGGTGGACGTACTTCTCGTCCACGGTGATCCGTTCCACGGGAAATTCTTTTTTCTGAATTTTCAGGATCATGGTTCCCGATGACTCGATGCCGTCAGGGAACTCCGCCCGATAAGTGAGGGTCTGCTCTCCGGGCGGGATATCCAGGTCGATCCCGGCCAGCCCCATCCAGACCTTTTTGTCCTCGGCCGGGAAGAACAGGATCTTCTGTTTGCCGAGGGAGGCGCTCACCCTGGCAATCTCCCGAGGGGATCCGACCCGGATTAGGACCGCCTCCCCGGGAAAGAGTTCCTTGGGTAATGTTTCGAACTGCAGATCTCTCTTCGGGACTTCCTTCGAAACCATGGAAGACGGGTCACGCTCAGGGAGGTCCGGTGCGCCGTGACCGATGACGGTCATCCCCAAGGCGGCGAGCATGGCCCCCATAAAAAACAGAAGGGTAAAACCGGGACGCGGCATTCTATTCTTCACTCCTTCCGGAAAGGCCGCAGCGGATATACTCAATCTTGATGCACCGGTCCATGACCACCTCGATCCCGGCCGCTTCCAGTCTCCTCGCGGCCTCAACAACCACGGCCTCCCCGTCTTTGACTTTCCGGATCTTCTTTTCACACGTGAAATTCCGCCGCCCTTTGGGGGGGCGGAATTTCACTGCATGAAGAACTTCAGATCCCCAGACCCTTCCCGCATGATCTCGATCTTGTTGTCCACGAGGGAGATGACGCTGGAAGGAAGGACGGGCAGGATGCCGCAATTCAGGATCAGATCCACTTGCCCACCGAATTGTTCAAGAAGTTCTTCCGGGTCCGAGATGACTTCCTCTGTGCTCCGGTTGGTGCTGGTGCTGATGATGGGGTTCCCCAGTTCCTTCACGAGCAAAAGAGGGACGGGATGTTCCGGGATCCGGATCCCGACGGTCTTGCTCCTGCTCCGGAGCAGCCTCGGAGTCTCTCTGCTGGCCGGAAGAATGAAGGTGTAAGGCCCCGGCAGAAACCGCTTCAGAATGCGGTACGCAAAATTGGAGACCATGGCATAC is a window encoding:
- a CDS encoding ribulose-phosphate 3-epimerase — its product is MVKIAPSILSADFVRLGEEIRAVEEAGADFIHVDVMDGHFVPNITIGPPVVKAIRAVTRLPLDVHLMISDPSKYILEFVKAGADILTVHAEACIHLHRTIQQIKDLKIQAGAALNPHQPIHVLEYVLKDLDQVLIMSVNPGFGGQSFIEAVLPKISRLKEMIKAHGRNTAIEVDGGVKIENAGKIAQAGADILVAGSAIFETKNYKETIRLFREALS
- a CDS encoding glutamate synthase yields the protein MCRLSAMTCRDYFSPMENILALETMKEGHDGSGLGLLLKDLGGAFKDMKGYPILSGICSNHGLEILDQYMKARGFNELMAWEPEIRRVPGSEIQRRDHYFAKVYDYPLDVREAPMPGKEDLLMKTRIALRSRGERDESIFVFSFYPDIITIKEVGDPLHLGEFFSLDRDELKAKIIFAQGRQNTNYAIYLYACHPFFIQGYGTMTNGENTAFVPIREFLTSRGFPGYMGYNSDSEVLTHILHYCHRQLKYPLIYYKDVITPLKNAEINGRPDGKALRLIRNSLRPLCIDGPNCVIGFTPDGTVFMTQDSKKLRPGVVGGAPGKFALMSEECGLDKAIPDRDKSVDFAPMKYDMAMVTPDAKELKKWNQLNV
- a CDS encoding glutamate synthase; the encoded protein is MEPAERLDQNHQLSLKEFPYIIRWREDRCTRCGRCTAVCPVNAIEPSVFSQRLVQSEGSTPFPAVVRRITHGIRQVTDMERHCTGCSACALVCPNVAIEPEYNPHHKFLFYKNKGGVPYKRGGRRNDPSPSTVDQLKFTRISMLTDPALDAGRHEFHIRTLLGRNLPPEKLPLEVEDGLLAVKKDSGFIPPVREIYPIRIASMSVGALSPHMWEGLAMGVAYLNEVEGLPVVMCTGEGGIPPRLLTSRFVKYFIIQIASGYFGWDEIIHAIPKMVEDPAAIEIKYGQGAKPGDGGLLMAYKVLKLIAKIRGVPEYVDLASPPTHQTQYSIEEAVAKMIQSMSMAWGFRVPVYPKISGTKTARAVLNNLARNPYAAALCIDGEDGGTGAAYNISMDKMGHPIASNIRDCYLDLVKQGKQNELPLIAAGGMGKTGSLAANAAAMIMLGASAVDIGKYIMQAAAGCLGNEYNRCNLCNTGRCPRGITTQDPKLYRRLDPDKVAERVVEVFKSADVELKKIFAPMGRSTQLPIGMSDGLGVADKEIAERLNISYVC
- a CDS encoding 4Fe-4S ferredoxin, which gives rise to MIIHGNIKGKRVSSRELEEQIQKAVRDGQRALSIRADGQHGIGGRIWPTGQKVRITVEGPVGQRLGGMGMDGAEIIVKGSASDDVGWINCGARITVLGDVTNGAHNAGAQGLLYVQGGGGARCDTMTKANPRFEPLQSWYFRDVGDSFAEFKAGGIAVVCGVHPKNPDNILGYRPCVGMVGGSIYFRGPIQGYSESDVKCVDLTPQDWDWLCKNIKPYLKAIDRMPYLGELTRSPKDWKKLIAYTPAEKAERKGMKISTTAFRAQTWEPTVGKGGIFGEYLDHDQTLLPYITTGENRRFRPVWNHQKYLPPCAYACPSRIPSHRRASLIRQNKLQEALELALQYSPFPASVCGQICPNLCMDACTRGRLDKPLDIKNLGALSLDLPAPKKARSTGKKVAVIGAGPGGLSAAWQLALKGHNVSLYETSERLGGKMEWCVPRNRLPQKILKKEISRFEELGVGIHLKTKVTGKLFKEIYRKHNIVVVACGAQEARTMPFQGSEHVVPGIEFLKQVNYGEPMDLARKKVVVIGAGNAGMDIACQSYNLGAESVTAVDIQPPASFSKEQELAKAMGTLILYPKIAEKYDPKKKKIYFRDGASLNADVVIISIGETPVLGFLPPSVHTERGFITADEHGRTSDIKVFAVGDAARPGLVTHAIGQGRLTAEAIHAQMMNFDLIPEIKQVIPYDRIRTVYYERSLLDEFVPQKEADRCMSCGSCRDCRMCETACYYGAITRKETEDGGFEYVADPKLCIGCGFCTGICPSGVWEMVQNI
- a CDS encoding threonylcarbamoyl-AMP synthase; this translates as MAAPVLHIHVKNPQGRHIQRAVEVMRSGGVIIYPTDTVYGLGCDITNIHAVNRIIRIKGRDPKKPMSFVCSDLTHISRYAMVSNFAYRILKRFLPGPYTFILPASRETPRLLRSRSKTVGIRIPEHPVPLLLVKELGNPIISTSTNRSTEEVISDPEELLEQFGGQVDLILNCGILPVLPSSVISLVDNKIEIMREGSGDLKFFMQ